One region of Oryza glaberrima chromosome 7, OglaRS2, whole genome shotgun sequence genomic DNA includes:
- the LOC127779069 gene encoding uncharacterized protein LOC127779069 isoform X2, whose translation MDDRDLDSAALWAAVDSAAAAQASRRDHDRTHLRNLEDDEHRDRGGEVVQPARPFKVPRLLTTPPPPSPRPLQLQMAPRPHSSPNITLTPDATRLVVVDTPPPTPTACFAAHDLFPAISVANFRKYQEAALSILDKSDYTSISGNPYIKKSGWRKISCFFNISFEIKDRSIEFDENRNVNRAEFLVRASMQGGRFSDGWGSCDRREKKFNKPNHDVPSTAETRAKNKACQDLVGIGNSHTLKNSLG comes from the exons ATGGACGACCGCGACCTGGACTCCGCCGCGCTCTGGGCCGCCGTCGactcggcggccgccgcccaaGCCTCCCGCCGCGACCACGACCGTACGCACCTCCGCAATCTGGAGGACGACGAGCATCGAGATCGAGGAGGCGAGGTGGTGCAGCCCGCCCGTCCCTTCAAGGTCCCTCGACTCCTGACTACGCCGCCCCCGCCCTCTCCTCGGCCTCTGCAACTGCAGATGGCCCCCCGGCCCCATTCCTCGCCCAACATCACCCTCACGCCCGACGCCACcaggctcgtcgtcgtcgacaccCCACCTCCCACACCTACCGCCTGCTTCGCCGCCCACGACCTCTTCCCCGCCATCTCCGTCGCCAACTTCAGAAAGTACCAGGAGGCAGCCCTCTCG ATTCTAGATAAAAGCGACTACACCTCCATCAGTGGGAATCCATACATCAAGAAATCAG GCTGGAGGAAAATATCATGCTTCTTCAATATCTCATTTGAAATCAAGGACCGCTCCATTGAGTTCGATGAAAACCGCAATGTCAACCGTGCCGAGTTTCTCGTTCGAGCATCGATGCA AGGTGGCAGGTTTTCGGATGGTTGGGGTTCATGTGATCGGCGTGAGAAAAAATTTAACAAACCAAACCATGATGTTCCCAGCACAGCTGAAACCAGAGCTAAGAACAAAGCCTGTCAG GACCTTGTTGGTATCGGAAATAGCCATACATTGAAGAACAGCCTTGGCTGA
- the LOC127779069 gene encoding uncharacterized protein LOC127779069 isoform X1, whose amino-acid sequence MDDRDLDSAALWAAVDSAAAAQASRRDHDRTHLRNLEDDEHRDRGGEVVQPARPFKVPRLLTTPPPPSPRPLQLQMAPRPHSSPNITLTPDATRLVVVDTPPPTPTACFAAHDLFPAISVANFRKYQEAALSILDKSDYTSISGNPYIKKSGWRKISCFFNISFEIKDRSIEFDENRNVNRAEFLVRASMQGGRFSDGWGSCDRREKKFNKPNHDVPSTAETRAKNKACQIKEAEAKKTARGGQTAKTSGK is encoded by the exons ATGGACGACCGCGACCTGGACTCCGCCGCGCTCTGGGCCGCCGTCGactcggcggccgccgcccaaGCCTCCCGCCGCGACCACGACCGTACGCACCTCCGCAATCTGGAGGACGACGAGCATCGAGATCGAGGAGGCGAGGTGGTGCAGCCCGCCCGTCCCTTCAAGGTCCCTCGACTCCTGACTACGCCGCCCCCGCCCTCTCCTCGGCCTCTGCAACTGCAGATGGCCCCCCGGCCCCATTCCTCGCCCAACATCACCCTCACGCCCGACGCCACcaggctcgtcgtcgtcgacaccCCACCTCCCACACCTACCGCCTGCTTCGCCGCCCACGACCTCTTCCCCGCCATCTCCGTCGCCAACTTCAGAAAGTACCAGGAGGCAGCCCTCTCG ATTCTAGATAAAAGCGACTACACCTCCATCAGTGGGAATCCATACATCAAGAAATCAG GCTGGAGGAAAATATCATGCTTCTTCAATATCTCATTTGAAATCAAGGACCGCTCCATTGAGTTCGATGAAAACCGCAATGTCAACCGTGCCGAGTTTCTCGTTCGAGCATCGATGCA AGGTGGCAGGTTTTCGGATGGTTGGGGTTCATGTGATCGGCGTGAGAAAAAATTTAACAAACCAAACCATGATGTTCCCAGCACAGCTGAAACCAGAGCTAAGAACAAAGCCTGTCAG ATCAAGGAGGCAGAAGCAAAAAAAACTGCTAGAGGGGGCCAGACTGCTAAGACGAGTGGGaagtga